In Propionimicrobium sp. PCR01-08-3, one DNA window encodes the following:
- a CDS encoding transglycosylase domain-containing protein, protein MSVKTAGSKAYSLLMFAVVSILAGVLTAGLGVPFAALAAGVTRAGAAALRDVPADLSVPEQHEASKMYLADGSVLATFFDENRQYVTLDQISPEMQAAQIGIEDHRFYEHGAVDIQSIVRAALGNAAGGGISGGGSTLTQQYVKQVRLQMCNGDTACVEEAQAPNMNRKILEMRYAIALENSLSKDEILERYLNIAYYGDGAYGVQAAARHYFNIDAADLDVAQAAMLAGIVQNPGQSDPVNNPDAAVARRQAVLDAQVRYQGMSQETADEAAAAGFDASQVQTIGSGCQGTRYPFICDYASRVLTSDQMSVFGDDEDARRDVLNRAGLEITLSINPTIQDAAQSTISAVVGPEDAVIAVADTVENSTGRILAMAQSRPTMGEGAGETAWNYSVNYAMGGADGYLFGSTFKTWTAAAAIQQGHFPDSTYYNVQKTQNWQGQWFRGCGDDKFQLGDSYSTTNAVSGQDKGNFNMVTGMMWSVNNYWVSLERDVGVCQAVDMAKRAGVEISQPVEGEATLDDYDYIPSFTLGAAKVTPLSMAVGYGTFGNRGTRCNPIIIDSLYDRNGVEIPAPSADCQQTIDPSVADGVNYVLNKTHTSGLSSSTNIPNGIDQASKTGTSDNSASSSAFVGYTPDISTSVVVAGDNMSPAWQALPEQSRDVTHIPLTPLGGGTFHANGRNDAGGLWRPIMQVAMEGMPQSKFNAWAAPTGR, encoded by the coding sequence GTGAGCGTAAAGACTGCGGGAAGCAAAGCTTATTCGCTGCTGATGTTCGCGGTAGTCAGCATTCTGGCCGGAGTGCTGACTGCCGGACTCGGCGTCCCCTTCGCGGCATTGGCCGCCGGGGTGACCCGGGCGGGCGCGGCAGCGTTGCGAGACGTGCCCGCTGACTTGTCGGTGCCCGAACAGCACGAGGCGTCCAAGATGTACCTGGCCGATGGCTCGGTGCTCGCGACCTTCTTCGACGAGAACCGCCAGTATGTGACGCTCGATCAGATTTCACCCGAGATGCAGGCCGCGCAGATCGGCATCGAGGATCACCGCTTCTATGAGCATGGTGCGGTCGATATTCAGTCGATCGTGCGTGCCGCTCTCGGCAACGCTGCCGGTGGTGGCATCAGCGGCGGCGGGTCGACGCTCACTCAGCAGTACGTGAAGCAGGTGCGGCTGCAGATGTGTAACGGGGATACGGCTTGCGTCGAGGAGGCCCAGGCCCCCAATATGAACCGCAAGATTCTCGAGATGCGCTACGCGATCGCGCTCGAGAACAGCCTGTCCAAGGACGAGATCCTGGAGCGTTACCTCAACATCGCCTACTACGGCGACGGTGCCTATGGGGTGCAGGCGGCAGCGCGGCACTACTTCAATATCGACGCGGCAGATTTGGACGTCGCTCAGGCAGCGATGCTGGCTGGCATCGTACAGAACCCCGGTCAGTCCGATCCCGTCAATAATCCGGACGCAGCCGTCGCGCGCCGCCAGGCCGTGCTGGATGCGCAGGTGCGCTATCAAGGCATGTCGCAAGAGACCGCAGACGAAGCCGCCGCCGCCGGTTTCGATGCTTCCCAGGTGCAGACGATCGGCAGTGGCTGCCAGGGCACTCGCTATCCCTTCATCTGCGACTATGCGTCCAGGGTGCTGACCAGTGACCAGATGTCGGTTTTCGGTGACGACGAGGACGCTCGCCGCGATGTGCTGAACCGCGCAGGTCTGGAGATCACGCTGAGTATCAATCCGACAATTCAGGATGCCGCGCAAAGCACCATCAGCGCTGTCGTCGGGCCTGAGGATGCTGTGATTGCCGTCGCCGACACTGTCGAGAACTCAACCGGACGAATCCTGGCGATGGCTCAGTCGCGTCCGACCATGGGCGAAGGTGCCGGCGAGACGGCCTGGAACTATTCGGTGAACTATGCCATGGGTGGCGCCGACGGGTACCTCTTCGGTTCGACGTTCAAGACCTGGACGGCGGCCGCTGCGATTCAGCAGGGCCATTTCCCCGATTCCACGTACTACAACGTGCAAAAGACGCAGAACTGGCAGGGACAATGGTTCCGCGGTTGCGGCGATGACAAGTTCCAGCTCGGCGACAGTTATTCGACCACCAATGCTGTAAGTGGTCAGGACAAGGGCAACTTCAACATGGTGACCGGCATGATGTGGTCGGTCAACAACTACTGGGTGTCCCTCGAACGCGATGTCGGCGTCTGCCAGGCCGTCGACATGGCCAAGCGGGCCGGAGTCGAGATCTCCCAACCTGTTGAGGGCGAAGCCACCCTGGATGACTACGATTACATTCCGTCGTTCACCCTTGGTGCCGCCAAGGTGACCCCGCTGTCGATGGCCGTCGGATACGGGACCTTCGGCAACCGAGGCACTCGCTGCAATCCGATCATCATCGACTCGCTCTACGACCGCAACGGTGTCGAGATTCCGGCACCCAGCGCCGATTGCCAGCAGACGATCGACCCATCGGTGGCCGACGGCGTGAACTACGTATTGAATAAGACTCATACCTCAGGTTTGTCGTCGTCCACGAATATTCCCAACGGAATCGATCAGGCGTCCAAGACCGGTACCTCTGACAACTCGGCATCGAGCTCGGCGTTCGTCGGCTACACCCCCGACATCTCGACCTCGGTCGTGGTGGCCGGCGACAACATGAGCCCGGCCTGGCAGGCCTTGCCCGAGCAGTCCCGCGATGTCACGCACATTCCGCTCACACCATTGGGTGGCGGAACATTCCACGCCAACGGTCGTAATGATGCGGGTGGCCTCTGGCGTCCGATCATGCAAGTGGCGATGGAAGGCATGCCCCAGTCGAAATTCAACGCGTGGGCCGCGCCCACCGGTCGATGA
- a CDS encoding metallophosphoesterase: MRRCQLAALAAGSLVGLGSAVTAGAWAEARAFILRRVDVPMLPFGSPEIRVLHLSDIHLMPYQLRKRRFIDWLGALEPDLVITTGDNISSAESIGPLLDSLAPLLARPGAFVFGSNDFVEPGFRNPASYLFGNSRKSAKRRPLPTWQLKDALTEAGWAYLDNKSARLEIGGRTIDFRGTGDAHHGLDDYSAVAGPALRDAGLTIGVTHAPYRRILDAMTADGVQLIFAGHTHGGQICLPVNRAIIDNCDLPTEQASGLSIWSSEGRASWLHVSAGIGTAPTVPLRLFCRPEATLLRLVGRG, from the coding sequence ATGAGGAGATGCCAACTCGCCGCGCTCGCGGCCGGAAGCCTGGTGGGTCTGGGAAGTGCAGTAACCGCAGGAGCGTGGGCCGAGGCACGTGCCTTTATCCTGCGCCGGGTCGATGTGCCGATGCTGCCCTTCGGATCGCCCGAGATCAGAGTGCTGCATCTGTCGGATATTCACCTGATGCCCTATCAGTTGCGCAAGCGCCGCTTCATCGACTGGTTGGGCGCTCTTGAGCCCGACCTCGTGATCACGACCGGCGACAACATTTCAAGCGCCGAGTCAATCGGGCCGCTGCTCGATTCGCTGGCTCCGCTACTGGCGCGGCCGGGAGCATTTGTGTTCGGCTCCAACGATTTCGTGGAGCCCGGATTCCGCAATCCGGCAAGCTACCTGTTCGGCAACTCGCGCAAGTCGGCGAAACGTCGCCCGTTGCCCACCTGGCAGCTGAAGGACGCGCTGACCGAGGCCGGCTGGGCCTATCTGGACAACAAGTCGGCGAGGCTCGAAATTGGCGGCCGGACGATCGACTTCCGCGGCACCGGTGACGCTCACCATGGTCTCGACGATTATTCGGCGGTGGCCGGGCCCGCACTCCGAGATGCCGGCCTGACCATCGGCGTGACCCATGCCCCCTATCGACGCATTTTGGACGCCATGACCGCCGACGGTGTGCAGCTGATCTTCGCCGGCCACACTCATGGCGGCCAGATCTGCCTGCCCGTGAATCGGGCGATCATCGACAACTGTGATCTGCCGACCGAGCAGGCGTCCGGACTGAGTATCTGGAGCAGCGAGGGCCGCGCATCCTGGTTGCATGTCTCGGCCGGTATCGGCACGGCCCCGACCGTTCCATTGCGGCTGTTCTGTCGTCCGGAGGCAACGCTGCTGAGATTGGTTGGGCGAGGATAG
- a CDS encoding IS110 family transposase: MTTVTERYEHVVGIDTHARTHTYCIIESRTGAVVDTRSFPTTAPGMQRAVTWIRRRTHGKPVLAAVEGTSSYGAGITTALLTEGIEVAEIRPLYRRSRAQTGKSDPLDAEAAARTALSTDVEKLAQPRRFGDRAALRVLLASRSLIDQQRTANKNALTALLRTTDVGIDARKPLTDAQIATIATWRTGRDQPSKRVFREEGRRLAKSIIEQTRSLQQNHQALSVLTETLAPGLQSIPGVGAVTGAILVASYSHHGRVRSEAAFAALGGIAPLPASSGNTSRHRLSRSGDRQLNRAVDVVVRTRMSYDPVTCEYVERRRAEGLSKREIRRCLKRYVCRSLFRELRTRMA, from the coding sequence ATGACCACCGTTACTGAACGCTACGAGCACGTCGTAGGGATCGATACCCACGCGCGTACTCACACGTATTGCATCATCGAATCCCGGACGGGAGCGGTGGTCGATACGAGATCGTTCCCGACTACTGCCCCCGGGATGCAGCGTGCAGTCACCTGGATCCGACGAAGGACTCACGGGAAGCCGGTGCTCGCCGCCGTGGAGGGTACTTCCTCGTACGGTGCCGGCATCACCACCGCCCTTCTGACAGAGGGGATCGAGGTGGCCGAGATCCGACCTCTCTACCGCCGTTCCCGAGCACAAACAGGCAAGTCGGACCCGCTGGATGCAGAAGCAGCCGCTCGAACGGCGCTTTCCACGGACGTCGAGAAACTTGCTCAGCCACGTCGCTTCGGTGACCGCGCGGCGCTCCGCGTGCTGCTGGCGAGCCGGTCACTGATCGATCAGCAGCGCACGGCCAACAAGAACGCGCTCACAGCACTCCTGCGCACCACCGACGTCGGAATAGATGCGCGCAAACCGCTCACAGACGCGCAAATCGCCACCATCGCGACCTGGCGAACCGGGCGAGATCAGCCATCGAAACGAGTCTTCCGGGAAGAGGGAAGAAGGCTGGCCAAGTCGATCATCGAGCAGACCAGGTCACTTCAGCAGAACCACCAGGCGCTGTCCGTGCTGACCGAGACTCTTGCCCCGGGCCTCCAGAGCATCCCGGGGGTCGGCGCGGTCACAGGAGCGATCCTGGTGGCCTCGTACTCGCATCACGGGCGGGTGCGCTCTGAAGCGGCTTTCGCCGCTCTCGGCGGTATAGCTCCATTGCCGGCCTCCTCGGGCAACACCAGTCGCCACCGACTCTCCCGCTCGGGCGACCGGCAACTCAACCGTGCCGTCGATGTCGTCGTCCGCACGCGGATGAGCTACGACCCCGTCACCTGCGAATACGTTGAGCGCCGGCGTGCCGAAGGGCTCTCCAAGCGCGAGATTCGACGGTGCCTCAAGCGATACGTCTGCAGGTCTCTGTTCCGAGAACTTCGGACTCGGATGGCTTGA
- a CDS encoding helix-turn-helix domain-containing protein translates to MNQSNKNRVIVLAIIEGGLSPSEAATRFNVSERWIYILLARYRQAGLDAVGV, encoded by the coding sequence ATGAACCAATCAAACAAGAACCGTGTCATCGTCCTGGCCATCATCGAGGGCGGCCTATCACCAAGCGAAGCTGCTACCCGATTCAACGTTTCAGAACGGTGGATCTACATACTGCTCGCCCGATACCGGCAAGCCGGCCTCGACGCGGTCGGGGTCTGA
- a CDS encoding HigA family addiction module antitoxin: protein MTTLAAPTVAPIHPGEILREELLIPLGVSPKRLAQATGLSLAQIQNLVHCKCSVNQDAAQRLAHYFGTTDQFWLGLQDSYDLESAQAACLC, encoded by the coding sequence ATGACCACCCTCGCTGCTCCCACTGTCGCTCCGATTCATCCCGGCGAGATCCTCCGGGAGGAGCTACTGATCCCGCTCGGCGTCTCCCCCAAGCGCCTCGCGCAGGCCACCGGGCTATCGCTCGCGCAGATCCAGAACCTCGTCCATTGCAAATGCAGCGTCAACCAGGACGCAGCACAGCGCCTGGCCCACTACTTCGGCACCACTGATCAGTTCTGGCTCGGCCTCCAAGACAGCTACGACCTCGAATCGGCCCAAGCCGCCTGTCTTTGCTGA
- a CDS encoding DUF4272 domain-containing protein translates to MLISAYSTRYEHVPHDFTPVDEHFRWHTSGEQDAFFTADLAALEDYVRRAGAGQPGESICLLLRHVRDTQRSYTFTLDASESTQLTALAAWATTANAILVAEGAVLDPTGRPLLAGAHGAPTGRVPLTTESTHRAQTIRGWLASAHGLQVPGELPPVRSRDETRVRDASDVGLRIIALVMTNDFAGSVIAKKPLDPRAMRAVFPHAMSALSPSERELMDAHDLDLARRLQSGSEAANELLWAIDRTTLGWPSVACQPAKVKEIAFQGGEQGFLEGIQARDLGELLDEYECLASLKWALDNRDPSHAQAGSGADPVIVTQRCNALEWLLKPQLAWDDVAS, encoded by the coding sequence ATGCTGATCAGCGCCTACTCGACGCGGTACGAGCATGTGCCGCACGACTTCACCCCCGTGGACGAGCATTTTCGCTGGCACACCTCCGGTGAACAAGATGCCTTCTTCACCGCCGATCTTGCAGCACTCGAGGATTACGTCAGGCGCGCGGGCGCCGGTCAACCGGGCGAATCCATCTGCCTTCTGCTGCGCCACGTTCGCGACACCCAGCGCAGCTACACCTTCACTCTCGATGCGTCCGAATCCACCCAGCTGACAGCCCTTGCTGCGTGGGCGACCACGGCCAACGCGATCCTGGTCGCAGAAGGCGCCGTACTCGACCCGACCGGGCGTCCGCTGTTGGCAGGCGCCCATGGCGCACCAACCGGACGCGTCCCGCTGACCACTGAATCGACCCATCGGGCACAGACCATTCGCGGGTGGCTGGCCTCTGCCCACGGTTTGCAGGTACCTGGCGAGCTGCCGCCGGTGCGCAGCCGCGACGAAACCCGGGTGCGGGACGCCTCGGACGTGGGGCTGCGAATCATCGCCCTCGTCATGACCAACGACTTCGCAGGCTCGGTCATCGCCAAAAAGCCCCTCGACCCCCGCGCCATGCGGGCGGTGTTCCCGCACGCGATGTCGGCACTGTCCCCATCGGAGCGTGAGCTCATGGACGCCCACGACCTCGACCTGGCCCGCCGCCTGCAGTCAGGCTCCGAGGCCGCCAATGAGCTGCTGTGGGCAATCGATCGCACCACCCTGGGTTGGCCCTCGGTGGCCTGCCAGCCTGCCAAGGTGAAGGAGATCGCATTCCAAGGCGGCGAACAGGGCTTCTTGGAGGGAATTCAGGCACGCGACCTCGGTGAGCTACTGGACGAGTACGAATGCCTCGCGTCGTTGAAATGGGCGCTCGACAACCGCGATCCTTCGCATGCCCAGGCCGGCTCCGGAGCAGATCCGGTCATCGTCACCCAACGCTGCAATGCGCTCGAGTGGCTGCTCAAACCGCAGCTGGCCTGGGACGACGTCGCAAGCTGA
- the murJ gene encoding murein biosynthesis integral membrane protein MurJ — MSSGNRPPEQRPRRAAANPPAGAAVPKRAADSYEPATSSFQRFDDAEAFIETRLIPKIDWTSEFGDYPNSASSTRHAPRRPEQPPDDADAGKTELLPTVGTSGAETTGEEQPGAMLDQIDETDRKNLGRNSLLMASGTLVSRILGMVNASLQLAVLGTAIAGTAFKAANTLPNFFLVLLSDGILNAVLIPQITKAMKRPDGGQDFVNRLLTAAFALIAGVALVCTAGAGLLMTALTSLSGTGLDLAIAFAFICMPQVLFYGIFAVLGNILNARGRFGAFGWAPVANNVIAIAGLIVFLWMWGKQPDAASWTAEMIWVMAGSATLGIAVQAAILIPPLYRSGFRWRPRWGLRGHGFGQFGRFAGLTFLALVIAQAGGLFIMKVGTYLADASHAQGTEVGNYVHYQSALSLFQMPYSLIAVSLLTALFPQLARAWQRRDDPKVGLRDMQDLVHRGLTLPALGIIPVAVLFFALATPAVRVVYFSVDADQARGIAQALMVMCAAMLGYTIVTLQQRYCFATEQGKTNLWMQSLLTAIQVGFGALAYVVPLEYGLLTICLGMFFGNMTVALVFVAYARRQIGGLGLGSVLALYIRLFIASAIAGVSAWLTYRLVLAFGGAGAWIWQVGGGVAGGVVFIALLVIGAWLMRIFEFFDLVNPVLRRLHLPQLGSKR, encoded by the coding sequence TTGAGCTCAGGCAACCGGCCTCCCGAGCAGCGTCCCCGCAGGGCCGCTGCCAACCCCCCAGCAGGCGCTGCCGTCCCCAAAAGGGCGGCAGATTCCTACGAGCCCGCAACCAGCTCTTTCCAGCGCTTCGATGATGCCGAGGCATTCATCGAGACCCGGCTGATCCCGAAGATCGATTGGACGAGCGAGTTCGGCGACTATCCGAATTCTGCTTCGTCCACCCGGCATGCCCCACGCCGGCCGGAGCAACCGCCGGACGATGCCGACGCCGGGAAAACCGAACTGCTGCCCACGGTCGGAACCAGCGGAGCCGAGACGACCGGCGAAGAACAACCCGGGGCGATGCTTGACCAGATCGACGAAACCGATCGTAAGAACCTCGGCCGCAACTCACTGCTGATGGCGTCCGGAACTCTGGTGAGCCGCATCCTCGGCATGGTCAATGCCTCCCTGCAATTGGCGGTGCTCGGCACCGCGATCGCGGGTACGGCGTTCAAGGCCGCCAACACGTTGCCCAACTTCTTTCTGGTTTTGTTGTCGGACGGCATTTTGAACGCCGTGCTGATCCCACAGATCACCAAGGCGATGAAGCGCCCCGACGGCGGCCAGGACTTCGTGAACCGCCTGCTGACGGCTGCATTCGCGCTGATCGCCGGGGTCGCGCTGGTGTGTACCGCGGGCGCCGGATTGCTGATGACGGCGCTCACCTCGCTGTCGGGCACCGGGCTGGATCTGGCCATAGCTTTCGCGTTCATCTGCATGCCGCAGGTGCTCTTCTACGGCATATTCGCCGTTCTCGGGAACATCTTGAACGCGCGTGGCCGGTTCGGGGCATTCGGCTGGGCGCCGGTGGCCAATAATGTGATCGCGATCGCGGGCTTGATCGTCTTCTTGTGGATGTGGGGCAAACAGCCCGATGCCGCCAGCTGGACGGCCGAGATGATCTGGGTGATGGCGGGCAGCGCCACGTTGGGCATCGCGGTGCAGGCCGCGATCTTGATTCCCCCGCTCTACCGCTCGGGGTTCCGCTGGCGTCCACGTTGGGGGCTGCGCGGGCATGGCTTCGGCCAGTTCGGACGCTTCGCCGGGCTGACCTTCTTGGCATTGGTGATCGCTCAGGCGGGCGGCCTGTTCATCATGAAGGTCGGTACCTATCTCGCTGATGCCAGCCATGCGCAGGGCACCGAGGTCGGCAACTACGTGCACTATCAAAGCGCGCTGAGCCTGTTCCAGATGCCGTATTCGCTGATCGCGGTCTCGTTGTTGACGGCGCTCTTCCCGCAGTTGGCCAGGGCCTGGCAACGCCGCGATGACCCGAAGGTGGGATTGCGCGATATGCAAGACCTGGTGCATCGAGGGCTGACGCTGCCGGCTTTGGGCATCATTCCGGTGGCGGTGCTCTTCTTCGCCCTCGCCACCCCCGCGGTGCGGGTCGTCTATTTCTCTGTGGACGCAGACCAGGCCCGCGGCATCGCCCAGGCATTGATGGTCATGTGTGCGGCCATGCTGGGCTACACGATCGTCACCTTGCAGCAGCGGTACTGCTTCGCCACCGAGCAGGGCAAGACCAACCTGTGGATGCAAAGCCTGCTGACGGCGATCCAAGTGGGTTTCGGGGCGTTGGCCTATGTCGTCCCCTTGGAGTACGGGCTGTTGACGATCTGCTTGGGTATGTTCTTCGGCAATATGACGGTGGCCCTGGTCTTCGTCGCCTACGCCAGGCGCCAGATCGGTGGGCTCGGATTGGGATCGGTGCTCGCCTTGTACATCCGGCTGTTCATCGCATCGGCGATCGCCGGGGTCAGCGCATGGTTGACCTACCGGCTGGTGTTGGCCTTCGGAGGAGCGGGCGCATGGATCTGGCAAGTCGGCGGGGGAGTCGCCGGCGGTGTGGTCTTCATCGCGCTGCTGGTGATCGGCGCCTGGCTGATGAGGATCTTTGAGTTCTTCGATCTGGTCAATCCGGTGCTGCGCAGGCTGCATCTGCCGCAGCTGGGGAGCAAGCGCTGA
- a CDS encoding aspartate kinase — MNQSGKHRIVQKFGGSSVADAESIKRVAKRVLAAGQAGNEVVVVISAMGDTTDDLMDLALEVSPDPQARELDMLLTTGERQSAALLAMALNDLGGQALSYTGSQAGVITTAQHGNARIIKITPGRIEKSLSEGFIVIVAGFQGVAQATKDVTTLGRGASDTTAVALAASLGADVCEIYSDVDGVFSADPRIVHGARQLSKISYDEMLELAACGAKILHLRCVEYARREGVTVHVRSSFSDKPGTLVTGQISLEKGNAMEEAIISGIAHDRSEAKITVVGVPDKPGVAASIFDIIADQDINVDMIVQNVSAVSTGATDITFTLPMSDGAKAMEALTEAKERIGFSEVRYDDKIGKVSVVGVGMRTHPGVTADFFSALAKAGINISMISTSEIRISVVVDVADVDAAVQAAHTAFGLDSDQEAVVYAGTGR; from the coding sequence ATGAACCAGAGTGGCAAACACCGGATCGTCCAGAAATTCGGCGGTTCGTCGGTTGCCGACGCCGAGTCGATCAAGCGTGTTGCCAAGCGGGTTTTGGCGGCCGGCCAGGCCGGCAACGAGGTCGTCGTCGTCATCTCTGCGATGGGTGACACCACCGATGATCTGATGGACCTCGCCCTTGAGGTCAGCCCCGATCCGCAGGCCCGCGAGTTGGACATGCTGCTCACCACCGGCGAACGGCAGTCCGCCGCGCTGCTGGCCATGGCCCTCAACGATCTGGGTGGCCAGGCACTCAGCTACACCGGTAGTCAGGCCGGTGTCATCACCACCGCCCAGCACGGCAACGCCCGCATCATCAAGATCACCCCCGGACGCATCGAGAAGTCGCTGTCGGAGGGCTTTATCGTCATCGTCGCCGGATTCCAGGGCGTCGCCCAGGCCACCAAAGACGTCACCACCCTCGGACGAGGCGCCTCCGACACCACGGCGGTCGCGCTCGCGGCCTCCCTGGGCGCCGATGTCTGCGAAATCTATTCGGATGTCGACGGTGTCTTCAGCGCCGACCCCCGCATCGTGCACGGCGCCCGCCAACTGTCCAAGATCAGCTACGACGAGATGCTCGAACTTGCTGCCTGCGGCGCGAAGATCTTGCATCTGCGCTGTGTCGAATATGCCCGCCGCGAGGGCGTCACCGTGCATGTGCGCAGCTCGTTCAGCGACAAGCCCGGCACTTTGGTCACCGGCCAGATCAGTCTTGAGAAAGGCAACGCCATGGAAGAAGCCATCATCAGCGGCATCGCTCACGACCGTAGCGAGGCCAAGATCACCGTGGTGGGCGTGCCCGACAAGCCCGGCGTGGCAGCGTCCATCTTCGACATCATCGCCGATCAGGACATCAACGTCGACATGATCGTCCAGAACGTTTCGGCGGTTTCGACCGGCGCGACTGACATCACCTTCACGCTGCCGATGAGCGATGGGGCAAAGGCGATGGAGGCGCTGACCGAGGCCAAGGAACGCATCGGATTCTCCGAGGTCCGCTACGACGACAAGATCGGCAAGGTCTCGGTGGTCGGCGTCGGCATGCGCACCCATCCCGGTGTCACCGCGGATTTCTTCAGTGCGCTGGCCAAGGCCGGCATCAACATTTCGATGATCTCCACCTCGGAGATCCGTATCTCGGTGGTTGTCGACGTTGCCGATGTGGACGCGGCAGTTCAGGCCGCTCACACCGCCTTCGGCCTCGATAGCGACCAGGAGGCGGTCGTCTACGCAGGAACCGGGCGTTGA